The Achromobacter deleyi genome has a window encoding:
- a CDS encoding PhzF family phenazine biosynthesis protein: MRYRYVTADVFTGHAYQGNPLAVVLDAQGLGTAQMQRITREFNYSETSFVLPAQDPAHTARVRIFTPDREVPFAGHPNIGTAVVLAREQMTAGLSAPEAFVFEEEAGLVRIALNYGAHGLAGAELLAPQPLSRGSEAQVSAVARALTLEPADIDVSEHAPQVVSVGLPFLVAQLASREALRRAVPDAGGYAALMPLVGAKSIYVYTTDTAADAMDAPTDIQARMLTGRMTEDPATGSATAAVTALRASLRDQGLLRLRVGQGVDMGRASLLLAHAEPRPDGVWAGVAGQAVVVMEGTLPAPVEQ, encoded by the coding sequence ATGCGCTACCGCTATGTCACCGCCGATGTGTTCACCGGCCATGCTTACCAGGGCAATCCGCTGGCTGTCGTGCTTGATGCCCAGGGGCTGGGCACAGCCCAGATGCAAAGGATCACCCGCGAATTCAATTATTCGGAAACCAGCTTCGTGCTGCCTGCGCAAGATCCGGCGCATACGGCCCGGGTGCGCATATTCACGCCGGATCGCGAGGTGCCGTTCGCGGGGCATCCCAATATCGGCACGGCCGTGGTGCTGGCGCGTGAGCAGATGACTGCCGGGCTGTCGGCGCCGGAGGCCTTTGTGTTCGAGGAGGAGGCGGGTCTGGTGCGTATTGCGCTGAACTATGGCGCGCACGGTTTGGCGGGCGCGGAGTTGCTCGCGCCGCAGCCGCTGTCGCGCGGCAGCGAGGCGCAGGTGTCCGCCGTGGCGCGGGCGCTTACGCTGGAGCCGGCGGACATCGACGTATCGGAGCACGCGCCTCAGGTGGTTTCCGTCGGGCTGCCGTTCCTGGTTGCGCAGCTTGCCAGCCGCGAGGCCCTGCGCAGGGCGGTTCCGGATGCAGGCGGCTATGCGGCGTTGATGCCGCTGGTGGGAGCCAAATCCATCTATGTCTACACCACCGATACCGCCGCCGATGCCATGGACGCGCCTACCGATATCCAGGCGCGCATGCTGACCGGGCGCATGACCGAAGATCCGGCCACCGGCAGCGCGACGGCGGCCGTCACGGCGCTGCGTGCGTCCTTGCGGGACCAGGGCCTGTTGCGGCTGCGCGTCGGTCAAGGCGTGGACATGGGGCGCGCAAGCTTGTTGCTGGCGCATGCCGAGCCCAGGCCGGATGGTGTGTGGGCAGGCGTGGCGGGCCAGGCGGTGGTGGTGATGGAAGGCACCTTGCCCGCGCCCGTCGAGCAGTGA
- a CDS encoding sulfatase family protein, whose amino-acid sequence MKPNRPVNFLLFITDQHRADHLGAYGNGVVATPHLDRLAGAGWRADNMHVATPICMPNRASLMTGRYPSTHGARHNGIALSLRSRTFVDMLRSAGWRTGVVGKLHLQNMTDIPPSWPVRAEDRLPLEAVAPDLEGRYDQENRKKWLERDDYDLSYPYYGFQQADLVDDHSDQPHGHYRYWLRRNHPAVEPLIGFDAAIEAPGYELTRIRQAWRTRVPEELYPTAYIADRTIEKLREYSGDDSPFFLQCSFPDPHHPFTPPGRYWDMYKPEDVELPASFHSSEPAPPHVAWLRAQRDSGKAVKHTPAIFACNERETREALALNYGSITNIDHHIGRVLAVLEQSGLAENTVVIFTSDHGDYLGDHQLMLKGPIHYRGLTRVPFIWRDGTGQTGGAASDALVSTIDIAPTILARAGVQPFNGMQGHDLGSVISGQARNVRDALMIEEEGQRVILGFERRIRCRTLLAQGHRLTIYDGAQWGELYDLREDPHELRNLWDVAESAGVRARLQEMLSHSMLSHMDTSPYPTALA is encoded by the coding sequence ATGAAGCCGAACCGCCCCGTGAATTTTCTGCTCTTCATCACAGACCAGCACCGCGCCGATCACCTCGGCGCCTATGGCAATGGCGTGGTCGCGACTCCCCATCTGGATCGTCTGGCGGGCGCGGGATGGCGTGCCGACAATATGCATGTGGCGACTCCCATCTGCATGCCTAACCGCGCCAGCCTGATGACAGGGCGGTATCCGTCCACTCATGGCGCCCGGCACAATGGCATTGCGCTTTCGCTGCGTAGCAGGACCTTCGTGGACATGCTGCGTTCGGCTGGCTGGCGCACGGGCGTGGTGGGCAAGCTTCATCTGCAGAACATGACCGACATCCCGCCTTCCTGGCCCGTGCGCGCCGAGGATCGCCTGCCGCTGGAAGCCGTGGCGCCGGATTTGGAGGGACGCTACGACCAGGAGAACCGGAAGAAGTGGCTGGAGCGCGACGACTATGACCTGAGCTATCCGTACTACGGTTTCCAGCAGGCGGACCTGGTGGATGACCATAGCGATCAGCCCCACGGACACTACCGCTATTGGCTGCGCCGCAATCATCCTGCCGTGGAGCCGTTGATCGGCTTCGACGCCGCCATCGAGGCGCCCGGGTACGAGCTGACAAGGATCCGCCAGGCGTGGCGCACGCGCGTTCCGGAAGAACTGTATCCCACCGCCTACATCGCGGACCGCACGATCGAAAAGCTGCGCGAGTACAGCGGCGACGACAGTCCGTTCTTCCTGCAATGTTCTTTTCCCGACCCGCATCATCCTTTCACGCCGCCGGGTCGGTACTGGGACATGTACAAGCCGGAGGATGTGGAGCTGCCGGCGTCCTTTCATTCCAGTGAGCCGGCGCCGCCACACGTGGCCTGGCTGCGCGCTCAGCGCGATAGTGGCAAGGCCGTCAAGCACACGCCAGCCATCTTCGCCTGCAACGAGCGCGAGACACGCGAGGCGCTGGCATTGAACTACGGCTCGATCACGAATATCGACCATCATATCGGCCGCGTGTTGGCCGTCCTGGAGCAGAGCGGGCTGGCGGAAAACACCGTGGTCATCTTCACCAGCGATCACGGCGACTACCTGGGCGACCATCAACTGATGCTGAAGGGCCCCATCCATTACCGGGGGCTGACCCGGGTGCCGTTCATCTGGCGGGACGGGACCGGCCAGACCGGGGGCGCCGCCAGCGACGCGCTGGTCAGCACCATCGACATTGCGCCCACCATTCTGGCGCGCGCGGGTGTCCAGCCATTCAACGGCATGCAAGGCCATGACCTGGGCTCTGTAATTTCCGGCCAGGCCCGGAACGTGCGCGACGCCCTGATGATCGAGGAGGAAGGCCAGCGCGTCATATTGGGGTTCGAGCGCCGCATCCGTTGCCGCACGCTTCTTGCGCAGGGACACCGGCTTACGATCTATGACGGCGCCCAATGGGGCGAGCTCTACGACCTGCGCGAGGATCCGCATGAGTTGCGCAATCTGTGGGACGTGGCGGAGAGCGCGGGCGTTCGGGCCCGCTTGCAGGAGATGCTCTCCCACTCGATGCTGTCCCACATGGATACCAGTCCCTACCCGACGGCGTTGGCCTAG
- a CDS encoding Bug family tripartite tricarboxylate transporter substrate binding protein, translating to MKRIFAAIAACTALASWGAHAADAYPARPVQLVVPFSPGGAVDVLARQLAQRLQARGYTMVIENKPGAGGNIAASLVARANPDGYTLLMGTTNTHGINSALYASMPYDPVKDFKPVGMVADNVVVLLANQSFPARDLAEAVKVLKQNPGKYTYASPGVGTVHQLAMEQLKHAAGLDVVHAAYKGAGPAMSDLVAGHVPLMIGGIAPALPFLQDGRVRVLGVANPERYPALPDAPLFSEVAPGVSVQSWIGLFAPAATPAQVIDRLSADLRAVLQDPGFAATLQPLGMAPRPMTPQEFDTMVRSDMPKWRAAVEASGAVQ from the coding sequence ATGAAAAGAATATTCGCCGCGATCGCGGCCTGTACCGCCTTGGCCTCATGGGGCGCGCATGCCGCCGATGCCTATCCGGCCCGGCCCGTGCAGCTGGTCGTGCCGTTCTCTCCCGGCGGCGCGGTCGACGTCCTGGCGCGGCAGCTGGCGCAGCGGCTGCAGGCGCGGGGCTATACGATGGTGATAGAGAACAAGCCGGGCGCCGGGGGCAATATTGCCGCCAGCCTGGTGGCGCGCGCGAATCCGGATGGCTACACCCTGCTGATGGGCACCACCAATACCCATGGCATCAATAGCGCGCTGTATGCCTCCATGCCGTATGACCCGGTCAAGGACTTCAAGCCGGTTGGCATGGTGGCTGACAACGTCGTGGTGCTGCTTGCGAATCAGAGTTTTCCGGCGAGGGACCTGGCCGAGGCCGTGAAGGTGCTCAAGCAGAATCCCGGAAAGTACACCTATGCCTCGCCTGGCGTGGGGACCGTGCATCAGCTTGCGATGGAACAATTGAAGCATGCCGCGGGTCTCGACGTCGTGCACGCGGCATACAAGGGCGCGGGACCCGCCATGAGCGATCTGGTGGCCGGCCATGTGCCGCTGATGATAGGCGGCATTGCGCCGGCCTTGCCCTTCCTGCAGGACGGTCGCGTCCGCGTGCTGGGCGTGGCCAATCCCGAGCGCTATCCGGCCTTGCCCGACGCTCCGTTGTTCTCCGAGGTGGCGCCTGGCGTGAGCGTGCAGTCGTGGATAGGCCTGTTCGCTCCGGCCGCAACGCCGGCTCAGGTGATAGACCGGCTGAGCGCCGATCTGCGGGCAGTGCTGCAGGATCCCGGGTTCGCAGCCACGCTGCAGCCGCTGGGCATGGCTCCGCGGCCGATGACGCCGCAGGAGTTCGACACCATGGTGCGCAGCGATATGCCGAAATGGCGCGCGGCGGTGGAAGCCTCCGGAGCCGTGCAATGA
- a CDS encoding LysR family transcriptional regulator, producing the protein MPVRPGTHLKPRHAELLIALDDERNLGRAADRLHMSQPAASKALTQLEEQVGYPLFERTSHGTRPTAAGTVMILHARHTLGSAARVAAELQAAQERGTTLIRLGTLPSAAVTVAPRLVAALCQRMPALEVTLVESVLDELLDKLAADELDIVLGRLGGRPLPADCEAIRLYDEPICVVSAPGHALTSRRDLRLQELLDCSWVLPLPGTMMRERLERAFEEVGLALPRARMHTNSLLATLAHIGHSDWLATMPIAIADYYHHQGALDILPIRMTAHFGAIGAMYRQHGTRMPAVQAALEWLTQASEGGQQ; encoded by the coding sequence ATGCCCGTACGCCCCGGTACCCACCTCAAGCCACGCCACGCGGAGTTGCTGATTGCTCTGGATGATGAGCGCAACCTGGGCCGCGCCGCGGATCGCCTGCACATGTCGCAGCCCGCGGCCTCCAAGGCGCTTACGCAGCTGGAAGAGCAGGTAGGCTACCCGCTGTTCGAACGCACGAGCCACGGCACCCGGCCCACCGCCGCGGGCACGGTGATGATCCTGCACGCCCGGCACACGCTGGGTTCGGCCGCCCGGGTCGCGGCCGAGCTGCAAGCCGCGCAAGAACGTGGAACCACCCTGATACGACTCGGCACGCTGCCCTCGGCAGCGGTCACGGTAGCCCCAAGACTGGTCGCGGCGCTATGCCAGCGCATGCCCGCGCTGGAGGTGACGCTGGTCGAGAGCGTGCTGGACGAGCTCCTCGACAAGCTCGCCGCGGACGAACTGGACATCGTCCTGGGCCGATTGGGCGGACGCCCCTTGCCCGCCGACTGCGAAGCGATCCGCCTGTACGACGAACCCATTTGCGTCGTGTCCGCGCCGGGCCACGCGCTGACCAGCCGGCGCGACCTGCGCCTGCAAGAACTGCTGGACTGTTCATGGGTGCTGCCGCTACCCGGGACCATGATGCGGGAACGGCTGGAACGCGCCTTTGAAGAGGTCGGCCTGGCCCTGCCGCGGGCGCGCATGCATACGAATTCGCTGCTCGCGACATTGGCGCACATCGGCCATAGCGACTGGCTGGCAACCATGCCGATCGCCATTGCCGACTACTACCACCATCAGGGCGCGCTCGACATCCTGCCCATACGCATGACGGCGCACTTCGGCGCGATCGGCGCCATGTACCGCCAACACGGAACACGCATGCCCGCCGTGCAGGCCGCATTGGAATGGCTCACGCAAGCGAGCGAAGGCGGGCAGCAGTAA
- a CDS encoding MerR family transcriptional regulator, whose product MTRTEPTVTLPPIPAKRYFTIGEVSDLCGVKPHVLRYWEQEFTQLKPVKRRGNRRYYQHHEVLLIRRIRSLLYEQGFTISGARNRLGDARDVPHDQDAAVRLSGTEMQSLRNELSNVSTMLAEALGNSVNTPSAASAGHAGPAF is encoded by the coding sequence ATGACACGTACTGAACCCACCGTTACCTTACCGCCCATTCCCGCCAAGCGTTACTTCACCATCGGTGAGGTCAGCGACCTGTGTGGCGTCAAGCCTCATGTGTTGCGGTACTGGGAACAGGAATTCACGCAGCTCAAGCCCGTGAAGCGCCGCGGCAACCGCCGCTATTATCAGCATCACGAAGTGCTGCTGATTCGCCGCATCCGTTCCCTGTTGTACGAGCAAGGCTTCACGATCAGCGGCGCGCGCAATCGCCTCGGCGATGCGCGCGACGTGCCGCACGATCAAGACGCTGCCGTGCGCCTGTCGGGCACCGAGATGCAGTCCCTGCGCAACGAGTTGAGCAACGTGTCGACGATGCTCGCCGAAGCGTTGGGCAACTCGGTGAATACGCCCAGCGCCGCAAGCGCCGGCCACGCGGGTCCGGCATTCTGA
- a CDS encoding integration host factor subunit alpha yields MGTSMLAEQRTLTKAELAELLFERVGLNKREAKDIVDTFFEEIRDALARGDSVKLSGFGNFQVRDKPPRPGRNPKTGETIPIAARRVVTFHASQKLKSVVEQAVPAASDAAE; encoded by the coding sequence ATGGGGACTAGTATGCTTGCCGAGCAACGCACCCTGACCAAGGCCGAGCTGGCTGAACTGCTCTTCGAGCGGGTTGGCCTGAACAAGCGCGAAGCCAAGGACATCGTCGATACGTTCTTCGAGGAAATCCGCGACGCCTTGGCGCGCGGAGATTCCGTCAAGCTCTCGGGCTTTGGCAATTTCCAGGTGCGCGACAAACCGCCGCGTCCTGGCCGCAATCCAAAAACCGGCGAGACCATTCCCATCGCCGCACGGCGCGTGGTCACTTTCCACGCGAGTCAGAAACTCAAGAGCGTGGTGGAGCAGGCGGTGCCTGCTGCATCCGACGCCGCGGAGTGA
- the pheT gene encoding phenylalanine--tRNA ligase subunit beta, translating to MQFPESWLRTLVNPPIATDELAHRLTMAGLEVEDTVPAAPAFTGVVVGHIVEIAPHPDADKLRVCQVDDGSGVRLQIVCGAPNAAAGLKVPLARVGAELPGGMKIGVAKMRGVQSSGMLCSARELGLSQDHGGLLELPADMVPGQSIREALDLDDTLFTLKLTPNRADCLSILGVAREVAALTGAPLSVPTAVAVPVTLDERLPVKIEAPELCGRFGGRVIRGVNARAATPDWMKTRLERAGQRSLSALVDISNYVMLELGRPSHVFDLDKIGGGISVRWAHEGETLELLNGQTVTLDPKVGVVVAGDQVESLAGIMGGEATSVTLDTQNIYLEAAFWWPQAIAGRARRYKFSSEASHRFERGVDYASIPEHLEFITRLIVDICGGQVGPVDDQIVNLPQRPAVRMRLARCHRVLGVPVTQEQVAKIFGSLGLEFTVEGDDFIVSPPSYRFDLEIEEDLIEEVARIYGFESIPDVPPMARAKMFSQPEVQRGAHALRRLTAAQDYQEVVNYSFVEADWERDYAGNDTPVRLVNPIASHLSVMRSSLIGGLVANIRHNANRKQSRVRLFELGRVFMRDASVQDGPLQVAGVRQPMKLAGAAWGPAMEEQWGVPTRQVDFFDVKMDVEALFGARGHRLRFEAAAHPALHPGRSARIELDGQPVGWIGEFHPRWARQADLANAPVVFELDVNALSEGELPQVRELSRQPVVVRDLALWVDADVSTQSMLDTVAVAVKADAQLAVVQDARVFDVWREKAHGSEPVTEKSLAFRFWLQDTEVTLDEARVADCLARIKDALVSAHGARQRV from the coding sequence ATGCAATTTCCCGAATCCTGGCTGCGTACGCTGGTCAACCCCCCGATCGCAACCGACGAACTCGCGCACCGGCTCACCATGGCCGGCCTGGAAGTCGAAGACACCGTGCCCGCCGCACCCGCCTTCACGGGCGTGGTGGTGGGCCATATCGTCGAGATCGCACCGCACCCCGACGCCGATAAGCTGCGTGTCTGCCAAGTGGACGACGGCTCCGGCGTACGCCTGCAGATCGTGTGCGGCGCACCCAACGCCGCCGCCGGCCTGAAGGTGCCGCTGGCCCGCGTGGGCGCGGAACTGCCCGGCGGCATGAAGATCGGCGTGGCCAAGATGCGCGGCGTGCAGTCTTCCGGCATGCTGTGCTCGGCCCGTGAACTGGGCCTGTCGCAAGACCATGGCGGCTTGCTGGAGCTGCCCGCGGACATGGTTCCCGGCCAGTCCATCCGCGAAGCGCTGGATCTGGACGACACGCTGTTCACGCTCAAGCTCACGCCCAACCGCGCTGATTGCCTGTCCATCCTGGGCGTGGCTCGCGAAGTGGCGGCCCTGACGGGCGCGCCGCTGTCGGTGCCCACGGCGGTTGCCGTGCCCGTGACCCTGGACGAACGCCTGCCGGTCAAGATTGAAGCCCCCGAACTGTGCGGCCGTTTCGGCGGTCGCGTGATCCGCGGCGTGAATGCCCGCGCCGCGACGCCAGACTGGATGAAGACCCGCCTGGAGCGCGCCGGCCAGCGCTCGCTGTCGGCGCTGGTGGACATCTCCAACTATGTCATGCTGGAACTGGGCCGCCCGTCGCACGTGTTCGATCTGGACAAGATCGGCGGCGGCATCAGCGTGCGCTGGGCCCATGAAGGCGAGACGCTTGAACTGCTGAACGGCCAGACCGTCACGCTGGACCCGAAGGTCGGCGTGGTCGTCGCGGGCGATCAGGTCGAAAGCCTGGCCGGCATCATGGGTGGTGAAGCCACCTCCGTGACGCTGGACACGCAGAACATCTATCTGGAAGCAGCGTTCTGGTGGCCGCAAGCCATTGCCGGCCGCGCGCGCCGCTACAAGTTCAGCTCGGAAGCCAGCCATCGCTTCGAGCGCGGCGTGGACTACGCCAGCATTCCCGAACACCTTGAATTCATTACGCGCCTGATCGTCGACATCTGCGGCGGCCAGGTGGGTCCCGTGGATGACCAGATCGTCAATCTGCCCCAGCGTCCCGCGGTGCGCATGCGCCTGGCGCGTTGCCATCGCGTGCTGGGCGTGCCGGTCACGCAGGAGCAGGTCGCCAAGATCTTCGGCAGCCTGGGCCTGGAGTTCACGGTCGAAGGCGATGACTTCATCGTCAGCCCGCCGTCGTACCGCTTCGATCTGGAGATCGAAGAAGACCTGATCGAGGAAGTGGCCCGCATCTATGGTTTCGAAAGCATCCCCGACGTGCCGCCGATGGCGCGCGCCAAGATGTTCTCGCAGCCCGAGGTGCAACGCGGCGCGCATGCGCTGCGCCGCCTGACCGCCGCGCAGGACTACCAGGAAGTCGTCAACTACAGCTTCGTCGAAGCCGACTGGGAACGCGACTACGCCGGCAACGACACGCCGGTGCGTCTGGTGAACCCCATCGCCAGCCATCTTTCGGTCATGCGTTCCAGCCTGATCGGCGGCCTGGTGGCCAACATCCGTCACAACGCCAATCGCAAACAATCGCGAGTTCGCCTGTTCGAACTGGGCCGCGTGTTCATGCGCGACGCCTCCGTGCAGGACGGCCCGCTGCAAGTGGCGGGCGTGCGTCAGCCGATGAAGCTGGCGGGCGCGGCCTGGGGGCCGGCTATGGAAGAGCAGTGGGGCGTGCCAACGCGCCAGGTGGACTTCTTTGATGTGAAGATGGATGTCGAGGCGCTGTTTGGCGCCCGCGGCCACCGCCTGCGTTTCGAGGCCGCGGCGCATCCCGCGCTGCATCCTGGCCGCAGCGCGCGCATCGAACTGGACGGCCAGCCGGTAGGCTGGATCGGCGAATTTCATCCTCGCTGGGCGCGACAGGCCGATCTGGCGAACGCGCCAGTCGTCTTCGAACTGGATGTGAACGCGCTGTCGGAAGGCGAGCTGCCGCAGGTGCGCGAACTGTCGCGCCAGCCCGTGGTAGTGCGCGATCTGGCGTTGTGGGTCGATGCCGACGTGTCCACGCAGTCCATGCTGGATACGGTGGCCGTGGCCGTCAAGGCGGATGCGCAACTGGCTGTGGTGCAGGACGCGCGCGTGTTCGACGTGTGGCGTGAGAAGGCCCACGGCAGCGAACCCGTCACCGAGAAAAGCCTTGCTTTCCGTTTCTGGCTACAGGACACTGAAGTCACATTGGACGAAGCTCGTGTGGCGGATTGCCTGGCGCGCATCAAGGATGCTTTGGTCAGTGCGCACGGCGCGCGCCAGCGTGTCTGA
- the pheS gene encoding phenylalanine--tRNA ligase subunit alpha: protein MTRLVDDLVSQAQERFAAATDAAALENAKARFLGKEGALTVLLKGLGKLDPEQKREAGARINQAKQKIEELLNARRAELAQAELDARLASETIDVTLPGRGRAPGGIHPVIRTWERVEEIFRSIGFDVADGPEVENDWTNFTALNNPLDHPARSMQDTFYVDMNDADGLPLLLRTHTSPMQVRYARMNKPPIKVIAPGRTYRVDSDATHSPMFHQVEGLWIAEDISFADLKGVYTDFLRCFFESDDLVVRFRPSFFPFTEPSAEIDMMFTSGPNRGRWLEISGSGQVHPQVVRNFGLDPERYIGFAFGSGLERLTMLRYGVNDLRQFYEGDLRFLRQFNE from the coding sequence ATGACTCGATTGGTTGACGACCTGGTATCCCAGGCGCAAGAACGGTTCGCCGCGGCTACGGATGCTGCCGCGCTTGAGAACGCAAAGGCTCGCTTCCTGGGTAAGGAAGGCGCACTGACGGTGCTGCTCAAAGGCCTGGGCAAACTCGATCCCGAGCAGAAGCGCGAAGCGGGCGCCCGGATCAATCAGGCCAAGCAAAAGATCGAAGAGCTCCTGAATGCTCGCCGCGCCGAACTGGCGCAGGCGGAACTGGATGCCCGGCTGGCATCCGAAACCATAGACGTCACCCTGCCGGGCCGCGGTCGCGCGCCGGGGGGCATCCATCCGGTGATCCGGACCTGGGAACGCGTGGAAGAGATCTTCCGTTCCATAGGCTTCGATGTGGCCGACGGCCCCGAAGTGGAAAACGACTGGACCAATTTCACCGCTTTGAACAACCCGCTGGACCATCCGGCGCGTTCCATGCAGGACACGTTCTACGTCGACATGAACGACGCCGACGGCCTGCCGCTGCTGCTGCGCACGCACACCAGCCCCATGCAGGTGCGCTACGCCCGCATGAACAAGCCGCCCATCAAGGTCATCGCGCCCGGGCGCACCTATCGCGTCGACAGCGACGCCACGCACTCGCCCATGTTCCACCAGGTGGAAGGGCTCTGGATCGCCGAGGACATCTCGTTTGCGGACCTGAAGGGCGTGTACACCGATTTCCTGCGTTGCTTCTTTGAAAGCGACGATCTTGTCGTACGTTTCCGTCCGTCTTTCTTCCCGTTCACGGAACCGTCCGCCGAAATCGACATGATGTTCACCTCGGGCCCGAACCGTGGCCGCTGGCTGGAAATCTCCGGCTCCGGTCAGGTGCACCCGCAGGTGGTGCGCAACTTCGGGCTGGATCCCGAGCGCTACATCGGCTTTGCCTTCGGCTCCGGGCTTGAGCGCCTGACCATGTTGCGCTACGGCGTCAACGATCTGCGCCAGTTCTACGAAGGCGATTTGCGCTTCCTGCGCCAGTTCAACGAATAA
- the rplT gene encoding 50S ribosomal protein L20 → MPRVKRGVTARARHKKVIAAAKGYRGRRGNVFRIAKQAVMRAGQYAYRDRRNKKRTFRALWITRINAAVREHGVSYSVFIAGLKKASIELDRKVLADLAVRDKAGFAAIVQQAKAALAA, encoded by the coding sequence ATGCCTCGCGTCAAACGCGGCGTAACTGCCCGCGCACGTCACAAGAAAGTCATTGCCGCCGCCAAGGGTTACCGTGGCCGCCGCGGTAATGTGTTCCGTATTGCCAAGCAAGCAGTCATGCGCGCTGGCCAATACGCCTACCGCGACCGTCGTAACAAGAAGCGCACGTTCCGCGCTCTGTGGATCACGCGTATCAACGCGGCCGTCCGCGAGCATGGCGTCAGCTACAGCGTGTTCATCGCTGGCCTGAAGAAGGCTTCGATCGAACTCGACCGCAAGGTCCTGGCCGATCTGGCCGTGCGCGACAAGGCCGGCTTCGCCGCCATCGTGCAGCAAGCCAAGGCTGCCTTGGCTGCCTGA
- the rpmI gene encoding 50S ribosomal protein L35: protein MPKMKTKKSASKRFKVRGSGSIKRGQAFKRHILTKKTTKAKRQLRGSAAVHESNVASVKAMMPFA, encoded by the coding sequence ATGCCCAAGATGAAAACCAAGAAAAGCGCGTCGAAGCGCTTTAAGGTTCGCGGCAGCGGCTCCATCAAGCGTGGTCAGGCGTTTAAGCGTCACATCCTGACCAAGAAGACCACCAAGGCCAAGCGTCAATTGCGCGGCTCCGCGGCGGTTCATGAATCCAACGTGGCCTCCGTCAAGGCCATGATGCCTTTCGCTTGA